A single window of Vigna unguiculata cultivar IT97K-499-35 chromosome 1, ASM411807v1, whole genome shotgun sequence DNA harbors:
- the LOC114163501 gene encoding BRASSINOSTEROID INSENSITIVE 1-associated receptor kinase 1-like isoform X1, protein MALTWEGSCFLLHCVRELFSNNITGKIPIELGSLRNLVSLELNLNKITGPIPEEIGNLKNLRFLRLNNNNLSGKIPMPLTNLYKLQVLFMNNPLLKFTSLQSPPAAASLPTPSEICLFLEIPGNAPMEQSINDLRAEMGVESSPSLGPTAKPTEEETKEGGSA, encoded by the exons ATGGCACTCACTTGGGAGGGTTCCTGTTTTTTGCTGCATTGTGTGAG GGAActttttagtaataatataaCAGGGAAAATACCAATTGAGCTTGGGAGTTTGAGAAACTTGGTGAGCCTGGAGCTTAACTTGAACAAAATTACTGGTCCCATTCCAGAAGAAATAGGCAACCTTAAAAACCTACGTTTCCT GCGTCTCAACAATAACAACTTGTCAGGAAAAATTCCTATGCCTTTGACCAATCTCTATAAACTGCAAGTGCT TTTTATGAATAACCCCCTATTGAAATTTACAAGCCTTCAATCTCCACCAGCTGCCGCATCACTACCAACTCCTTCAG AAATATGTTTGTTTTTGGAAATCCCTGGCAACGCCCCAATGGAGCAAAGCATCAATGATCTAAGAGCAGAGATGGGAGTGGAGTCCTCTCCATCACTTGGGCCCACTGCTAAGCCAACAGAGGAGGAAACTAAGGAAGGGGGTTCAGCTTAA
- the LOC114163501 gene encoding LRR receptor-like serine/threonine-protein kinase RCH1 isoform X2 yields the protein MALTWEGSCFLLHCVRELFSNNITGKIPIELGSLRNLVSLELNLNKITGPIPEEIGNLKNLRFLFMNNPLLKFTSLQSPPAAASLPTPSEICLFLEIPGNAPMEQSINDLRAEMGVESSPSLGPTAKPTEEETKEGGSA from the exons ATGGCACTCACTTGGGAGGGTTCCTGTTTTTTGCTGCATTGTGTGAG GGAActttttagtaataatataaCAGGGAAAATACCAATTGAGCTTGGGAGTTTGAGAAACTTGGTGAGCCTGGAGCTTAACTTGAACAAAATTACTGGTCCCATTCCAGAAGAAATAGGCAACCTTAAAAACCTACGTTTCCT TTTTATGAATAACCCCCTATTGAAATTTACAAGCCTTCAATCTCCACCAGCTGCCGCATCACTACCAACTCCTTCAG AAATATGTTTGTTTTTGGAAATCCCTGGCAACGCCCCAATGGAGCAAAGCATCAATGATCTAAGAGCAGAGATGGGAGTGGAGTCCTCTCCATCACTTGGGCCCACTGCTAAGCCAACAGAGGAGGAAACTAAGGAAGGGGGTTCAGCTTAA